One Stenotrophomonas sp. SAU14A_NAIMI4_5 DNA segment encodes these proteins:
- the aroC gene encoding chorismate synthase, translating into MSSNSFGKLFTVTTFGESHGPAIGCVIDGCPPGLALDAAEFTHDLQRRATGKSRHTSARREADEVEILSGVYEGLTTGTPIALLIRNTDQRSKDYANIGQQFRPGHADYSYWHKYGIRDPRGGGRSSARETTMRVAAGVVAKKWLAERFGVTVRGYLSQLGEIRPGGFDWSAVEDNPFFWPHAEQVPELEAYMDALRKSGDSVGARVDVVADNVPPGWGEPIYGKLDGDLAAALMSINAVKGVEIGDGFASAAQKGTEHRDLLTPQGFASNHAGGILGGISTGQPVVASIVLKPTSSLRLPGPSLDTEGNVVEVVTTGRHDPCVGIRATPIAEAMMALVLMDQALRHRAQCGDVGTITPRIPGQIDG; encoded by the coding sequence GTGAGTTCCAATTCGTTCGGCAAGCTGTTCACCGTCACCACGTTCGGCGAGTCGCACGGGCCGGCCATCGGCTGCGTGATCGACGGTTGCCCGCCGGGGCTGGCGCTGGATGCGGCCGAATTCACCCACGACCTGCAGCGTCGCGCCACCGGCAAGAGCCGGCATACCTCGGCGCGCCGCGAGGCTGATGAGGTCGAGATCCTGTCCGGCGTGTACGAGGGCCTGACCACCGGCACCCCGATCGCGCTGCTGATCCGCAACACCGACCAGCGCAGCAAGGATTACGCGAACATCGGCCAGCAGTTCCGGCCGGGCCATGCCGACTACAGCTACTGGCACAAGTACGGCATCCGTGACCCGCGCGGTGGCGGCCGTTCTTCGGCCCGCGAGACCACCATGCGCGTGGCCGCCGGCGTGGTCGCCAAGAAGTGGCTGGCCGAGCGCTTCGGCGTGACCGTGCGCGGTTACCTGTCGCAGCTGGGCGAGATCCGTCCGGGCGGTTTCGACTGGTCGGCGGTGGAAGACAACCCGTTCTTCTGGCCGCACGCCGAACAGGTCCCCGAGCTGGAGGCGTACATGGATGCGCTGCGCAAGTCCGGTGATTCGGTCGGTGCGCGCGTGGACGTGGTGGCCGACAACGTGCCGCCGGGCTGGGGCGAGCCGATCTACGGCAAGCTCGACGGCGACCTCGCCGCCGCGCTGATGAGCATCAACGCAGTGAAGGGCGTGGAGATCGGCGATGGTTTCGCCAGCGCCGCGCAGAAGGGCACCGAACACCGTGACCTGCTGACCCCGCAGGGCTTCGCCAGCAACCATGCCGGCGGCATCCTCGGTGGCATTTCCACCGGCCAGCCGGTGGTCGCGTCCATCGTCCTCAAGCCCACCTCCAGTCTGCGCCTGCCGGGCCCGTCGCTGGATACCGAGGGCAACGTGGTCGAAGTGGTCACCACCGGTCGCCACGACCCGTGCGTCGGCATCCGTGCCACCCCCATCGCCGAGGCGATGATGGCCCTGGTGCTGATGGACCAGGCCCTGCGCCACCGCGCCCAGTGCGGTGACGTCGGCACCATCACCCCGCGCATTCCCGGGCAGATCGATGGCTGA
- the prmB gene encoding 50S ribosomal protein L3 N(5)-glutamine methyltransferase, giving the protein MTAETAAELHTIIDLIRYGTSRFNEAGLTFGHSYDNALDEATQLVLHSLHLPHDLGPAYGQARLLQAEKVRVLELFQRRIDERVPAAYLTGEAWFAGLSFKSDSRALVPRSPIAELIECGFEPWLAGRDVSRALDLCTGSGCIAIAMGHYYPNWEVDGVDLSDDALSLAEENKERLQAHNVTLLKSDLFNGLTGRHYDLIVTNPPYVTNDETDALPQEYSYEPEMGLRAGDDGLDLVLKILRDAPLHLSEDGLLICEVGESEQHLIKLLPEVDFAWVEFKVGQMGIFAVECRELIAHSARITELAAQRP; this is encoded by the coding sequence ATGACCGCTGAAACGGCCGCCGAACTCCACACGATCATCGACCTGATCCGCTACGGCACCAGCCGTTTCAACGAAGCCGGGCTGACCTTCGGGCACAGCTACGACAACGCCCTGGACGAGGCCACCCAGCTGGTGCTGCACAGCCTGCACCTGCCGCACGACCTCGGCCCGGCCTACGGCCAGGCGCGCCTGCTGCAGGCCGAGAAGGTCCGCGTGCTGGAACTGTTCCAGCGCCGCATCGACGAGCGCGTCCCGGCCGCCTACCTGACCGGTGAAGCCTGGTTCGCCGGCCTCAGCTTCAAGAGCGATTCGCGCGCCCTGGTGCCGCGTTCGCCGATCGCCGAGCTGATCGAGTGCGGCTTCGAGCCGTGGCTGGCCGGCCGCGATGTCAGCCGTGCGCTGGACCTGTGCACCGGTTCGGGCTGCATCGCCATCGCCATGGGCCACTACTACCCGAACTGGGAAGTGGACGGCGTCGACCTGAGCGATGACGCGCTGTCGCTGGCCGAAGAGAACAAGGAACGCCTGCAGGCGCACAACGTGACCCTGCTGAAGTCGGACCTGTTCAACGGCCTGACCGGCCGCCACTACGACCTGATCGTCACCAACCCGCCGTACGTCACCAACGACGAGACCGATGCCCTGCCGCAGGAATACTCCTACGAGCCGGAAATGGGCCTGCGCGCCGGCGACGACGGCCTGGACCTGGTGTTGAAGATCCTGCGCGACGCCCCGCTGCACCTGAGCGAGGACGGCCTGCTGATCTGCGAAGTGGGTGAATCCGAGCAGCACCTGATCAAGCTGCTGCCGGAAGTCGACTTCGCCTGGGTGGAGTTCAAGGTCGGCCAGATGGGCATCTTCGCGGTCGAATGCCGCGAGCTGATCGCCCACAGCGCACGCATCACCGAACTGGCGGCGCAGCGCCCGTGA
- a CDS encoding SCO family protein, whose translation MFNRNVGIILLIALAAGLGLLAAQQVFAPKPPANQPATEAITLYPHTRELPDFNLAQSDGTRLIPGELKGHWTLVFLGFTFCPDVCPTTLAELAGAQKQWEALPDTLRPRVLFVSVDPDRDNAIRLGEYVHGFHKDTLAATADIPSLERFATSLGFVFQKVPGKHFDENPEDYTVEHSASLAVLDPQGRLAGLVRPPFNAPAIARDLQKLTEKSAP comes from the coding sequence ATGTTCAATCGCAACGTCGGCATCATCCTGCTGATCGCCCTGGCGGCGGGCCTGGGCCTGCTGGCCGCGCAGCAGGTGTTCGCGCCGAAGCCGCCGGCCAACCAGCCGGCCACCGAAGCGATCACCCTGTACCCGCACACCCGCGAGCTGCCCGATTTCAACCTGGCCCAGTCCGACGGCACCCGGCTGATCCCCGGCGAGCTGAAGGGCCACTGGACCCTGGTGTTCCTCGGCTTCACGTTCTGCCCGGACGTGTGCCCCACCACCCTGGCCGAGCTGGCCGGTGCGCAGAAGCAGTGGGAAGCCCTGCCCGACACGCTGCGCCCGCGCGTGCTGTTCGTGTCGGTGGACCCGGACCGTGACAACGCCATCCGCCTGGGCGAGTACGTGCACGGTTTCCACAAGGACACCCTGGCCGCCACCGCCGACATTCCCTCGCTGGAGCGCTTCGCCACCTCGCTGGGCTTCGTGTTCCAGAAGGTGCCGGGCAAGCATTTCGACGAGAATCCAGAGGATTACACCGTCGAGCACTCGGCCAGCCTGGCCGTGCTCGACCCGCAGGGCCGCCTTGCCGGCCTGGTGCGGCCCCCGTTCAACGCGCCGGCCATCGCCCGCGACCTGCAGAAGCTGACCGAGAAATCCGCCCCATGA
- the asd gene encoding archaetidylserine decarboxylase (Phosphatidylserine decarboxylase is synthesized as a single chain precursor. Generation of the pyruvoyl active site from a Ser is coupled to cleavage of a Gly-Ser bond between the larger (beta) and smaller (alpha chains). It is an integral membrane protein.), whose translation MSLTTALTYALPHRLLSSMARSLAYSDDPRVSRWLIDTVTRKFNVNLDEAANPDPRSYPTFNQFFTRALKPGARVADADPRSLVMPADGRISQLGKIEAGRIFQAKGQSFTAAELLGSDEDAKPYNDGLYATVYLSPRDYHRVHMPWTGTLRETVHVPGRLFSVGPAAVNGVPRLFARNERLVCHFDTSFGPMVSVMVGALLVSGVETVWSGEEIPAYGDRITRKDYRGQGIQLERFAEMARFNYGSTVIVLLPPGVAEFAPQLGAESPVQLGQALAKLR comes from the coding sequence ATGAGCCTGACCACCGCCCTGACGTACGCCCTGCCCCACCGCCTGCTGTCCTCGATGGCGCGCTCGCTGGCGTACTCGGACGACCCGCGCGTGTCGCGCTGGCTGATCGACACCGTCACCCGCAAGTTCAACGTCAACCTGGACGAAGCGGCCAATCCGGACCCGCGCAGCTACCCGACCTTCAACCAGTTCTTCACCCGCGCCCTGAAGCCGGGCGCGCGCGTGGCCGATGCCGATCCGCGCAGCCTGGTGATGCCGGCCGACGGCCGCATCAGCCAGCTGGGGAAGATCGAGGCCGGCCGCATTTTCCAGGCCAAGGGCCAGTCCTTCACCGCCGCCGAGCTGCTGGGCAGCGACGAGGACGCCAAGCCGTACAACGACGGCCTGTATGCCACGGTGTACCTGTCCCCGCGTGACTACCACCGCGTGCACATGCCCTGGACCGGCACCCTGCGCGAGACCGTGCACGTGCCGGGCCGCCTGTTCAGTGTCGGCCCGGCCGCGGTGAACGGCGTGCCGCGCCTGTTCGCCCGCAACGAGCGCCTGGTCTGCCACTTCGATACCAGCTTCGGCCCGATGGTCAGCGTGATGGTCGGTGCGCTGCTGGTGTCCGGCGTGGAAACGGTGTGGAGCGGCGAAGAGATCCCGGCCTACGGCGACCGCATCACCCGCAAGGATTACCGCGGCCAGGGCATCCAGCTGGAGCGTTTCGCCGAAATGGCGCGCTTCAACTACGGCTCGACCGTGATCGTGCTGCTGCCGCCGGGCGTGGCCGAGTTCGCCCCGCAGCTGGGCGCCGAAAGCCCGGTGCAGCTGGGCCAGGCGCTGGCAAAGCTGCGCTGA
- a CDS encoding ribonuclease E inhibitor RraB, whose amino-acid sequence MDLEATRDLFANLRENTDWDLAAPLLWGYYFVHSTPDRLQALATTLEAQGYEVVELFEQEPEEGDAPFHVLHVERVEIHDEASLDLRNQELAALASQTGVEDYDGVDVGPAPTLQ is encoded by the coding sequence ATGGACCTGGAAGCAACCCGCGATCTGTTCGCCAACCTGCGCGAGAACACCGACTGGGATCTCGCCGCGCCCCTGCTGTGGGGCTATTACTTCGTGCATTCCACCCCGGACCGCCTGCAGGCGCTGGCGACCACCCTGGAAGCCCAGGGCTATGAGGTGGTGGAACTGTTCGAGCAGGAGCCGGAGGAGGGCGATGCGCCCTTCCACGTGCTGCACGTGGAGCGCGTGGAGATCCACGACGAAGCCTCGTTGGACCTGCGCAACCAGGAACTGGCCGCCCTGGCCAGCCAGACCGGCGTGGAAGACTACGACGGCGTCGACGTCGGCCCGGCCCCGACCCTGCAGTGA
- a CDS encoding transglycosylase SLT domain-containing protein has product MPVPVLISRGWPLLALAGLVSLAPDAHAQRVSARDQAKADALQQRMATAEKRYSDALLLVANADPKGSNEADAALEDMEDVISECVKQKGCQMSNMLATYKRLLKRDADAAASDDSADEGGDRLEADPDHVGPLTADVPEAARAAALLNDKRHAFDNMVDYNPAVQAGIRRWLTDMRPALLTSYENYQNLRAVMWPEWEKRGLPEALLFGIMAKESNGRVHASSRAGAAGLMQFMPATGRRFGLGPDGTGFDTRFDARSAAEASASYLNERLRELNNNVEMSVAAYNGGEGRAARVFKQSGGQSFWTDSVYNQFPGETKDYVPMVIAAAWIFLHPQQYGVEFPKISAQPATLRLAKSTTIYELTICLGSHGTRDGYMRALRNLNPRYEADGWIPAGTLINATTRIAGLYQRNCVSGPRADLARTLITADLNAAIVRPTAASYTGSVAVGGVVPLADPNASATVPTAPTAPVAAPRPAAPKAKPAKTYKVGKGDTLGRIAAKFQCEVPTLARANGLKAPSYSLRPGQVLKLQGCDK; this is encoded by the coding sequence ATGCCCGTTCCTGTCCTGATTTCCCGTGGTTGGCCGCTGCTGGCGCTTGCCGGCCTGGTATCCCTGGCGCCCGACGCCCATGCGCAGCGTGTTTCGGCGCGGGACCAGGCCAAGGCCGATGCGCTGCAGCAGCGCATGGCCACCGCCGAGAAACGCTACAGCGATGCCCTGCTGCTGGTCGCCAATGCCGACCCCAAGGGCAGCAACGAAGCCGACGCGGCGCTGGAGGACATGGAAGATGTCATCAGCGAATGCGTGAAGCAGAAGGGCTGCCAGATGAGCAACATGCTGGCCACCTACAAGCGCCTGCTGAAGCGTGATGCCGACGCGGCCGCCAGCGATGACAGCGCCGACGAGGGCGGCGACCGCCTGGAGGCCGACCCGGACCACGTGGGCCCGTTGACCGCCGACGTGCCCGAGGCCGCCCGCGCCGCGGCCCTGCTCAACGACAAGCGCCACGCCTTCGACAACATGGTCGACTACAACCCGGCCGTGCAGGCGGGCATCCGCCGCTGGCTGACCGACATGCGTCCGGCCCTGCTGACCAGCTACGAGAACTACCAGAACCTGCGCGCGGTGATGTGGCCCGAGTGGGAAAAGCGCGGCCTGCCCGAGGCGCTGCTGTTCGGCATCATGGCCAAGGAATCCAATGGCCGCGTACATGCGTCCTCGCGCGCTGGTGCGGCCGGCCTGATGCAGTTCATGCCGGCTACCGGCCGCCGCTTCGGCCTCGGCCCGGACGGCACCGGCTTCGATACCCGCTTCGACGCGCGCAGCGCCGCCGAAGCCAGCGCCAGCTACCTCAACGAGCGCCTGCGCGAACTGAACAACAACGTGGAAATGTCGGTGGCCGCCTACAACGGTGGCGAAGGCCGTGCCGCACGCGTGTTCAAGCAGAGCGGCGGGCAGAGCTTCTGGACCGACAGCGTCTACAACCAGTTCCCCGGCGAGACCAAGGACTACGTGCCGATGGTGATCGCCGCGGCGTGGATCTTCCTGCACCCGCAGCAGTACGGCGTGGAGTTCCCGAAGATCAGCGCGCAGCCGGCCACCCTGCGCCTGGCCAAGTCGACCACCATCTACGAGCTGACCATCTGCCTGGGCAGCCACGGCACGCGTGACGGCTACATGCGCGCGCTGCGCAACCTCAACCCGCGCTATGAGGCCGATGGCTGGATTCCGGCCGGCACGCTGATCAACGCCACCACCCGCATCGCCGGCCTGTACCAGCGCAACTGCGTCAGCGGCCCGCGCGCGGACCTGGCCCGCACCCTGATCACCGCCGATCTGAACGCGGCCATCGTGCGCCCGACCGCCGCCAGCTACACCGGCAGCGTGGCCGTGGGCGGCGTGGTGCCGCTGGCCGACCCGAACGCCAGCGCCACGGTGCCGACCGCACCGACCGCGCCGGTTGCCGCGCCGCGCCCGGCGGCGCCCAAGGCCAAGCCTGCCAAGACCTACAAGGTCGGCAAGGGCGACACCCTGGGCCGCATCGCGGCGAAATTCCAGTGCGAAGTGCCTACCCTGGCGCGCGCCAACGGCCTGAAGGCCCCCAGCTACAGCCTGCGCCCCGGCCAGGTGCTGAAGCTGCAGGGCTGCGACAAGTAA
- a CDS encoding helicase HerA-like domain-containing protein, producing MDPILLGKGITDDVAVTLLPKLGNRHGLVAGATGTGKTVTLMTLAEGFSRLGVPVFLADVKGDVSGLAVPGTGADTLLQRAAEIGVADYAPAASPTVFWDLYGKLGHPVRTTISEMGPTLLARILELNDTQSGVLDIVFKLADDRGLLLLDMDDLRALLGLVAEERKDISTEYGLVSAQSIAAIQRSVLRLAQDGGEGFFGEPAVELADLMRVNHDGRGVVGILAADQLVLKPRLYSTFLLWLLSELFEQLPEVGDLEKPKLVFIFDEAHLLFDDAPASLVQRIEQVVRLIRSKGVGVYFCSQFPDDVPGNILGQLGNRVQHALRAFTPRDQKAVKTAAETFVPNPKLDVAKALSQLGTGEALVSTLQDKGVPMPVQQTMIAPPRCRMGPITEAERAQVRAGSPVGTRYDTAVNRESAAELLAQRAQKATEQAAAPAARSREQDEAQEGGFGQSIKDAIFGTKRRQGMIETMAKQTTRTVGTKLGNQIVRGILGGIFGGKR from the coding sequence ATGGATCCGATTCTGCTCGGCAAAGGCATCACCGACGATGTGGCTGTCACCCTGCTGCCGAAACTCGGCAACCGCCACGGCCTGGTGGCCGGCGCCACCGGCACCGGCAAGACCGTGACCCTGATGACCCTGGCCGAGGGCTTCTCGCGGCTGGGCGTGCCGGTGTTCCTGGCCGATGTGAAGGGTGATGTGTCAGGCCTGGCCGTACCCGGCACCGGCGCCGATACCCTGCTGCAGCGCGCCGCCGAGATCGGCGTGGCCGACTACGCCCCGGCCGCCAGCCCTACCGTGTTCTGGGATCTGTACGGCAAGCTCGGCCACCCTGTGCGCACCACCATCAGCGAGATGGGCCCGACCCTGCTGGCGCGCATCCTGGAATTGAACGACACCCAGTCCGGCGTGCTCGACATCGTCTTCAAGCTGGCCGACGACCGCGGCCTGCTGCTGCTGGACATGGACGACCTGCGCGCCCTGCTCGGCCTGGTGGCCGAGGAGCGCAAGGACATTTCCACCGAGTACGGTCTGGTCAGCGCACAGTCGATCGCGGCCATCCAGCGCTCGGTGCTGCGCCTGGCCCAGGACGGCGGCGAAGGCTTCTTCGGCGAACCGGCGGTGGAACTGGCCGACCTCATGCGGGTCAACCACGACGGCCGCGGCGTGGTCGGCATCCTCGCCGCCGACCAGCTGGTGCTCAAGCCCAGGCTCTACTCCACCTTCCTGCTGTGGCTGCTGTCGGAACTGTTCGAGCAGCTGCCGGAAGTGGGCGACCTGGAAAAGCCCAAGCTGGTCTTCATCTTCGACGAGGCCCACCTGCTGTTCGACGACGCACCGGCCTCGCTGGTGCAGCGCATCGAGCAGGTGGTGCGCCTGATCCGCTCAAAGGGCGTGGGCGTGTACTTCTGCTCGCAGTTCCCCGACGACGTGCCGGGCAACATCCTCGGCCAGCTCGGCAACCGCGTGCAGCACGCGCTGCGCGCCTTCACCCCGCGCGACCAGAAGGCGGTGAAGACCGCCGCCGAGACCTTCGTACCGAACCCGAAGCTGGACGTGGCCAAGGCCCTCAGCCAGCTCGGCACCGGGGAAGCGCTGGTGTCCACGCTGCAGGACAAGGGCGTACCGATGCCGGTGCAGCAGACGATGATCGCCCCGCCGCGCTGCCGCATGGGGCCGATCACCGAGGCCGAGCGCGCGCAGGTGCGTGCGGGCAGCCCGGTCGGCACCCGCTACGACACCGCGGTGAACCGCGAATCGGCCGCCGAACTGCTGGCCCAGCGCGCGCAGAAGGCCACCGAGCAGGCCGCAGCCCCGGCCGCCCGCAGCCGCGAGCAGGACGAGGCGCAGGAAGGCGGCTTCGGCCAGTCGATCAAGGACGCGATCTTCGGCACCAAGCGCCGCCAGGGCATGATCGAAACCATGGCCAAGCAGACCACGCGCACGGTCGGCACCAAGCTGGGCAACCAGATCGTGCGCGGCATCCTCGGTGGCATTTTCGGCGGCAAGCGTTGA
- the greB gene encoding transcription elongation factor GreB, which translates to MSRWRPPAEKSTALITAAGHARLKAELDDLWRVRRPEVVKALAAAAAEGDRSENAEYTYRKKQLGEIDRRVRYLTKRLESLRVVDTTPTDPQAVFFGAWVELENVDSGETSRYRIVGPDETDAGLGWISIDSPLARALLKKRIDDEFAVELPGGQFTFAVVGVEYAPR; encoded by the coding sequence ATGTCCCGCTGGCGTCCCCCCGCAGAAAAAAGCACCGCCCTGATCACCGCTGCCGGCCACGCCCGGCTGAAAGCCGAGCTGGATGACCTGTGGCGCGTGCGCCGCCCCGAGGTGGTGAAGGCGCTGGCCGCGGCCGCTGCCGAAGGCGACCGTTCGGAGAATGCCGAGTACACCTACCGCAAGAAGCAGCTGGGCGAGATCGACCGCCGCGTGCGCTACCTGACCAAGCGCCTGGAATCGCTGCGCGTGGTCGACACCACGCCGACCGATCCGCAGGCGGTGTTCTTCGGTGCGTGGGTGGAGCTGGAGAACGTGGACAGTGGCGAGACCAGCCGCTACCGCATTGTCGGCCCGGACGAGACCGATGCCGGGCTGGGCTGGATCAGCATCGACTCGCCGCTGGCGCGGGCGCTGCTGAAGAAGCGCATCGACGACGAATTCGCGGTGGAGCTGCCCGGCGGGCAGTTCACGTTCGCGGTGGTCGGGGTGGAGTACGCGCCGCGGTAG